Proteins from a single region of Paraglaciecola sp. T6c:
- a CDS encoding CoA pyrophosphatase has protein sequence MNKNEFLSRFHHARTIHPELDYPLLTAGKPAAVLMPMLERQGQLSMLFTLRSRHLKHHAGQVSFPGGKQEPSDNNLLSTALRETHEEIGIHPQCIEVVGSLPRYRTVSRYEVIPYVGFVRMPLEMTLDTNEVESVFEVPLSFLLDKNNHFIHWVKRKNAAQHPIYFIKWHEQVIWGATAAFVRVLSNHVAQDFSVEQ, from the coding sequence ATGAATAAAAATGAATTTCTCTCTCGTTTTCATCATGCCCGTACTATCCACCCTGAATTGGACTATCCATTGCTTACTGCCGGTAAGCCTGCCGCAGTATTAATGCCCATGCTTGAAAGACAGGGCCAACTTAGCATGTTGTTCACATTACGCTCTAGGCACTTAAAGCACCACGCTGGTCAAGTAAGCTTCCCCGGCGGCAAGCAAGAACCAAGTGACAACAACCTTTTAAGTACGGCTTTAAGAGAGACCCATGAAGAAATCGGTATTCACCCGCAATGTATAGAAGTGGTGGGCAGCCTGCCGCGTTATCGTACCGTGAGCCGCTATGAAGTCATCCCTTATGTGGGTTTTGTGCGCATGCCATTAGAAATGACACTGGATACCAACGAAGTGGAATCAGTGTTTGAAGTCCCCCTGTCGTTCTTACTTGACAAAAATAATCACTTTATCCATTGGGTGAAGCGTAAAAACGCCGCCCAGCATCCCATTTATTTTATAAAATGGCACGAACAAGTCATATGGGGAGCAACCGCTGCGTTCGTTCGTGTGTTATCAAACCATGTAGCCCAAGACTTTTCAGTCGAGCAGTAA